The following proteins are co-located in the Verrucomicrobiota bacterium genome:
- a CDS encoding prepilin-type N-terminal cleavage/methylation domain-containing protein, translating into MTPAHVPAPRAARAFTLIELLVVIAIIAILAALLLPALAGAKDRTKRTSCMNNHRQLLVASMLYRDDFPTWFYWTTANADDRAPVSYYPNYIPALKSFLCAGTKNIIRTNRSTTAGLTTYLADLVNTSQGDRERTTGGHSYEYFGYFETPAPAVRKTPESALYAPEKVVIVVDADDNLASLPNDVNNFPDPHNNHGRAGWNWGFTDGHAEWITRQNTVRALVDSRHATNASMIP; encoded by the coding sequence ATGACACCGGCCCATGTCCCTGCGCCGCGCGCGGCCCGCGCCTTTACGCTGATCGAGTTGCTCGTGGTCATCGCCATCATCGCGATCCTCGCGGCGCTGCTGCTGCCCGCGCTCGCGGGGGCCAAGGACCGCACCAAGCGCACCTCGTGCATGAACAACCACCGGCAGCTCCTCGTGGCCAGCATGCTCTACCGGGATGACTTCCCGACCTGGTTTTACTGGACGACGGCGAATGCGGACGACCGCGCGCCGGTCTCCTACTATCCCAACTACATCCCGGCGCTGAAGTCATTCCTGTGCGCGGGAACCAAGAACATCATCCGAACAAATCGCAGCACGACGGCGGGCCTCACGACGTATCTGGCCGACTTGGTGAACACCTCGCAAGGCGACCGCGAACGGACCACGGGCGGACACAGCTACGAATACTTCGGCTACTTCGAAACACCCGCGCCCGCTGTGCGCAAGACTCCCGAGAGTGCGCTCTACGCGCCGGAAAAAGTCGTGATCGTGGTGGACGCCGACGACAACCTCGCGAGCCTGCCGAATGACGTGAACAACTTCCCCGACCCGCACAACAACCACGGCCGCGCCGGCTGGAATTGGGGCTTCACGGACGGCCACGCCGAGTGGATCACCCGGCAGAACACGGTGCGCGCGTTGGTGGACAGCCGGCACGCGACCAATGCGAGCATGATCCCCTGA
- a CDS encoding type II secretion system protein translates to MNPTSRQLRSAVAFTLIELLVVIAIIAILAGLLLPALAKAKDQSKTIKSTNNIRQLGTSFALYAGDFEKVMPYADVSGLNNANFWIPLIRTGYLRDPLVWLCPKTTHNPSFNFPADWENSTATPPNPYPAYLAWFGSAGGFIGGTTGSYTLNGWAQPRQSGGGANAAKYFQRLEDGRPDSQPLLTDGGWVDAWPEPTDTPPTDVRFGGNRAFPGSPVGISMRRVCIARHGRAINITYMDGHVSLTKVENLWFQNWHAIWTNPPQPVVR, encoded by the coding sequence GTGAATCCAACCTCGCGCCAGCTCAGGTCCGCCGTCGCGTTTACGCTTATCGAATTGCTCGTGGTCATCGCGATCATCGCGATCCTCGCCGGATTGCTCCTGCCCGCGCTGGCCAAGGCGAAGGACCAGTCCAAGACGATCAAGTCCACGAACAACATCCGTCAGTTGGGCACGAGCTTCGCGCTCTACGCGGGGGACTTCGAGAAAGTGATGCCCTACGCGGACGTCAGCGGACTGAACAACGCCAACTTCTGGATCCCGCTGATTCGGACCGGCTACCTGCGCGACCCGTTGGTCTGGCTTTGCCCCAAGACCACGCACAATCCAAGTTTCAACTTCCCGGCGGACTGGGAGAACTCGACCGCAACTCCGCCGAATCCGTATCCGGCCTATCTGGCGTGGTTCGGATCGGCAGGCGGGTTCATCGGCGGAACCACCGGCAGTTACACGCTCAACGGTTGGGCCCAACCGCGGCAGAGTGGCGGCGGCGCCAACGCGGCCAAGTATTTCCAACGACTCGAGGATGGCCGTCCCGACTCGCAACCTCTCCTGACCGATGGTGGCTGGGTGGACGCGTGGCCGGAGCCGACCGACACGCCGCCGACAGACGTGCGTTTCGGCGGGAACCGCGCATTCCCCGGTTCTCCGGTCGGCATCAGCATGCGGCGTGTTTGCATCGCCCGGCACGGCCGCGCGATCAACATCACCTACATGGATGGGCACGTGAGCCTCACGAAGGTCGAAAACCTTTGGTTCCAAAACTGGCACGCGATCTGGACCAATCCGCCGCAGCCCGTTGTCCGCTAG